TGGCTATTGCAGAAACAATAGCGGCGGTGTTCCCGATAACTTTCACAATTATTTTGTGGCTGAGTTTGACAAAGACTTTGACCTTACCCACACATGGAGCGATAATTGGAAGCTAAAAGAGAACTCTACAGAAAATAATGGAGAGCATGTTGGGGCCATTGTCGGTTTCAAAACCAAGCGTGGGGAAGCCGTTCATGTAAGAGTAGCTTCATCCTTTATTAGCCCAGAACAAGCACAATTGAATTTGGATCGTGAAGTCGGCGATAAAGATTTTAAAGAAACGAGAGCTTTGGCAACAAAAGTATGGGAAGAGGAATTGAGCAGAATTCAGGTCAGTACAGAAAGTATTGATCATCTGCGTACATTCTATTCTTGCTTGTACCGCGTACTTCTTTTCCCAAGAAAATTTTATGAGTTTAATGCAGATAATGAAATAGTACATTACAGCCCATACAATGGTGAGGTGCTTCCTGGCTATATGTTTACCGACAATGGATTTTGGGATACGTTTCGTGCTGTCTTCCCCTTTTTTAATATGATGTATCCAGATCTGAACCGAAACATTATGGAAGGCTTGGTCAATACCTATATAGAATCAGGGTGGTTGCCAGAATGGGCCAGTCCCGGACATCGTGATTGTATGATAGGTTCCAATTCGGCATCCATAATTGCCGATGCCTACTTAAATGGGATAGACGGATTTGACAAAGAAATGCTTCTGGATGCTATGATCAAAAATGCTATTGTGGCAGATGATAGGCCTGTAAACAGTGTGGGCCGTGCTGGTCTGGAGTACTATAACGAGCTGGGTTATGTGCCTTATGATGTGGATGTTCATGAGAATGCAGCTCGAACCCTAGAATATGCATATGCGGATTTTACGATTGCCCAAATGGCAAAATCGATGGGAAAGGATAAACTCGCCGAAGAATATTATGAGAAGTCTTTGAATTATAAAAACCTGTTCGATCCGTCAACAAAACTAATGCGGGGGAAAAACAAGGATGGCTCATTTCAATCGCCCTTTAATCCCTTAAAATGGGGAGATGCCTTTACTGAAGGTAACAGTTTGCACTACACTTGGAGCGTTTTTCATGATGTACAAGGGCTCATCGACCTAATGGGAGGGAGCAAGGAATTTATTGGAATATTGGATGGAGTTTTCAATATGCCCCCAGATTATGACGATTCCTATTACGGGTTCACCATTCATGAAATACGCGAAATGCAGATTATGAACATGGGGAATTATGCCCATGGCAACCAACCCATCCAACATATGATCTATCTCTATAATTATGCAAAACAACCGTGGAAAACACAGAAAAGAGTACGGGAGGTCTTGACCAAATTATATACTCCCAACCCAGATGGTTATTGTGGAGATGAAGATAACGGCCAAACCTCTGCTTGGTATGTTTTTAGTGCATTGGGATTTTATCCAGTTGCCCCAGCAACCAAGCAATATGTAATAGGCAGTCCGCTTTTTGAGGAAGCTAAATTGTACTTGCAAAACGGAAATACATTTACGATCAGGGCCAATAACAACAGAAAGGAAAACCCCTTTATCCAAAATGCCATGTTCAACGAGAAACCATTTGACCAAACATGGATTTCAACCGAAATTGTTCAAAAAGGGGGTGAGCTCCAGTTTGATATGGGTAACGCGCCCAATAAAAATTGGGCAATCAGTAAAGAAGCCGCTCCGTATTCATTGAGCAACGAAAAGATTAAATCATGAGATTTCTATTTTTATATAGTGTACTATTTTTTTTCGCCCATCTAGGAAATTCCCAAGAAACCAAGTATGGGGAGAACCAACCTTATGCTTCCCATTGGTTTGTAGAGGAACTACTGGAATGGTCGCCGGAAAAAGACCCACATTATAGATTTAACAAAAGCCATATTCCTTTGGCAGACCGATTTTTGAATGACTCGGTAGCTATCGACGAATCAACGTACATACCTGGTATTATGTCATTGATAGCACCTTATCCTACCAATGGACACCCTGCTCAAGGATTTTCATCAGTAAAACAATATGCGTTCTCGTTTTGGCAGTATCTAGACTATTTTGTCCAATGGGGTGGTTCGGCAGGAGAGGGTATTATTTTGGCACCATTGCCCACCTGGACAGATGCTGCTCATAAAAATGGAGTGAAGGTTATTGGTACTGTTTTTTTTCCGCCAAATGTATATGGTGGAAAAGAGGAGTGGGTGTATCAATTTTTACAACAAAGAGAAGACGGAGGCTTTCCCGTAGCTGATAAATTGATTGAAGTTGCCAATACGTATCATTTTGAAGGATGGTTTATTAATCAGGAAACCTATAACCTGAAAAGAGGTACCGCTGAGCGAATGTTGAATTTTCTTAGATATTTCAAGAAAAAAACAGATTTAAAAATAGTTTGGTATGATGCCATGATCGAAGATAGCCGGGTGATATGGCAGGACGAACTCAATAATCACAACGACTTGTTTTTTCAAGATGACGATCAGGTGATGTCCGATGCGTTTTTCATCAATTTTAGATACAATCCTACCAATTTGGAAGATTCAAAAAAGTTGGCCAAAAAGTTGGGACGAAGTGAATGGAATTTATATGCAGGTATCGATGTAGGTGCAAAAAGTTCCCAAACCGATATACAATGGGATGCTTTATTCAGTGAAAATGGCGCAAAAAACACGTCGCTAGGGTTGTTCAGCCCGCATACCACGTTTAATCTTTCCAAGACCAAAGAACCTGAAGAAGTATATGAAAACGAGCAAAAATTTTGGAATGGTGGCCCTACTTATGAAAACCCGTACGGCACTCAAAAATGGCAAGGATTCACCAATTTTTTTGAACCAAGAAGCGTCATTGATAAATTGCCCTTCGTTACCAATTTCAACTATGGTCTAGGTCGATTTTATAAAGAAAAAGGAAAGGTTGTTTCTTCCAAAGAGTGGCATAATCTGAGTATTCAAGATATTCTCCCCACGTGGCAGTGGGAAGTGGATAGTACCAAAGCTGCCATCAACTTCAGTTTTAAGGATAGCTATGAAGGTGGAAGCAGCATTTTAATAGAAAGCAAAGGTGAAGCTGAAATCCCGCTTTATAAAACCCATATTTTGTTGAATAAAGCGGTCACTTTTAGTGTAGTTGCCAAATCGGAAAATGGATTGCCGATGGAGTTTTTCTATGAACTGTCCAATGGAGAAAAATTGGGATATGCTTTGAAAAATTCTGAGAAGTGGAAAAAAACATCAATTACCATTTTGCCCAGACCAAACATTTCCATTGTAAAAATGGGGATTCAAATAAAAGGGTCAGGAACTGGGTATTTGGGAGAAATCACCGCATTTCACAAAAGAGAGCCTAAATTGCCAGCTCCAAAATTTACCGTTGAGTTATTTTCCAATGGGAGTATGGCTGAGGTTTATTTATCTTTTAAAGATTCCAATGCTGCTTTTCAAAATATCTATGCCCTTTCCAAAAACAAGAGAAAGATATGGCTTGGAAAAACCCCGTCAACGGATTATTATATCCCATCTGTACCTATAGAGGACAACGGCATACATATAATGGTTGAACCTGTCGCACAAGATGGAACTAAAGGAAAATCATCAGCAAAAAAAATACAGGTAGAACAATGAGTTTTTTAAGAATATACATCGTACACGGATTTCTCCTGTTTTTAAGTGCTGCGATGGCACAGACAAAACCAGTAGATTATGTAAATCCATTCATTGGGACCTCAAATTTTGGAACTACCAACCCAGGACCTATCGCCGTTCGTGGTATGGTGAGTGTTTCCCCTTTTAATGTTGCAGGACCTCAAAATTTGCCTTTAGAAAAAGATAGTCGCTGGTTATCAACGCCCTATGTTCATGAAAATACATTTTTAACAGGTTTCAGTCATTTGAATTTGAGCGGAGTGGGATGCCCTGAACTGGGCGTGATTTTGGCGATGCCCACCACAGGTGATTTGGAAACAGACCATCTAAAATATGGCAGTACTTATTCTGAAGAGATTTCCAAAGTTGGATATTACACCAATACACTTGATAAATACGACATAAAAGTAGAAGCAACGGCAACGACAAGAACAGGAATCAGCAAATATAGTTTTCCATCTGGAAAAGCCAATATTTTACTGAATTTAGGTTTAGGACTTACCAATGAGCAGGGCGCTCAAGTAAAAATAGTTTCCCCAACTGAAATTGAGGGGATTCGTACCGTAGGCTCTTTTTGTTATTATAAACCAGAAGAAGCCTATCCGGTTTACTTCGTAGCACAATTTTCAGAACCAGCAAATGAATTCGGGGTTTGGAAAAAACCAAGAAAGTACGATGGAGTGGAAGGCCAATGGATGGGCTACAATGGTATAACTCGAATAATGGAAGGCTACACCAAAGAAGTTGTTGGTGATAGTATAGGAGCATACATGACTTACAATTTTAAGGTGCCCACTCAAGTTGAAATGAAGGTTGGGATTTCGTATGTAAGTATCGAAAATGCGCGTGAAAATCTTCAAAAAGAGACCTCTACTAAGAATTTTGACCAGATTTTGGCAACTGCAAGACAAGAATGGAATACCTATTTGTCTCGAATTGAAGTTGAAGGAGGAACTGAGGAAGATAAAACTATTTTTTATACGGCGTTATATCATACACTGATTCATCCTAGTACACTAAATGATTTCAATGGAGCGTACCCTAAAATGAGAACTCGGGAGACTTTAAAGACCGATGGAACGCGATATACCGTATTCTCACTTTGGGACACCTATCGTAACCTGCATCAGTTGATGAGTCTGGTTTACCCAAAACAGCAATCAAACATGATACAAAGTATGTTGAAGATTTATGATGAATCAGGGTGGTTGCCCAAATGGGAACTAAACGCTACCGAAACGACCACCATGGTAGGTGATCCCGCAGGTATTGTCATTGCTGACACTTATCTGAAAGGTATACAGGATTTTGATGTAGAAAAAGCCTACGCTGCTATGCTGAAAAGTGCTGACCAGATTATTGATAATCCACTTCGACCTGGTATAGCGGATTATCTGGATAAAGGGTATCTTACTACCAAAACTACCGAAAATGGTTCCGTTTCCATGACACAGGAATACAATATTTCGGACTTTGCCATTGCTCAAATGGCTAAAGCTTTGGGTAAAAAGGAAGACTACAAACGCTTTTCAAAGCGTGCCATTTCTTATCGAAAACTGTTTGATAGTGAATTCAATTTATTGCGCCCCAAAAATGATGATGGTAGTTGGTTGACACCCTATAATCCTGAAACTGGAGCTAATTTTGTTAAAAATGTTGGGTTTATCGAGGGCAATGCATGGCAATATACTTTTATGGTCTCCCACGATGTGAAGGGTTTGATGAAACTCATGGGAGGTACAAAACCGTTTTCCAATCGTTTGCAGGATGTGTTCAAGAACCAACAGTTTGATATGGCCAATGAACCCGATATTGGCTATCCCTATCTTTTTAATTATGTGAAAGGAGAGGAGTGGCGTACCCAACAAAAAGTTTCGGAACTTCTAGAAACTTATTTTAAAAATACGCCTGATGGACTCCCCGGGAATGATGATACGGGAACGATGAGTGCATGGGCCGTTTTTTCCATGATGGGATTATATCCTGTTGTTCCTTCAGAACCTATCTACGCATTAACGCGGCCAATATTTGATAAAGTCACCATTCATTTGGACGAGCGTTATTACTCAAACAATAAATTGATTATAACTTCCCAAAATTCGGAATCAAAAAAACCTGTTCGAAGTATTTTCATTGATGGCAAAAAACATCGGGGTTATTTTATTGACCATCAAAAATTGGTCAATGCAAGTATTTTGAAATTCGAATAGAAGTACGGCTCATTTCATACGATCTTTATAGATCAATTCGCCTCTGAATATTTACATATTTGTCATTTCTGTATTGCCTCTGTACTGTTTCGGTGTTATCCCCTCCAATTTCTTGAACTGGGCATTAAAGTGTTGAATACTTGGAAATCCTGATTGAGCAGCTATATAGCCAATGGATAATGAAAAATTATCCCTAAGCATTTTTTTTGCATGCCCTATGCGATATTCGTTTAAAAACTCAAAAAACGATTTCGAAGTTTTTCTTTTAAAATATCTGCAAAAGGCAGGTTTGGATAAATAGGCCATTTCCGCCATTTCCTGAAGGGTGATTTTATGCTTGAAGTGGATTCTAACATGCTCGTAGAGCCTGTTCATCACCATGGTATCACTGTTTTTTAATATAGGTTGATAATAGGGCCCTGCTAGAATTTCATAGTCATCGGTTTCGGTAAGCACGCACAGCATCTCAAAAATGATAGCCCATCTTTTCAAACCAGATTGTTTGTTGATTTCTAAAAGCATTGGGGCTACTTGCTTGCTTATATTGCTTGAATAGGAAACGCCTCTCTCTGCCAACCTAAAAAGATTGGCTATGGGTTTTAACGCCCTATATTCTTTAAAAATTCGTCCTATAAAATCCTTAGGAAATTGAAGCACTATAGCGCGACTCCTTTTCGTGCTATCTTTGCTTTGATCACTATCATTTTGCCATAAATGAGGTAAGTTCGAACCCAATAAAACCAAATCCCCGCTACTGAATCTTGTGGTGTGGTCGCCCACATACCGGATTCCATCACTCTCCAAAATCAAAGTCAATTCCAATTCTGGATGAAAATGCCATGGATGGTCGAAATACGGTAAGTCCAAATACTCGCAATGAAAAGGGCTCTCAGAATCAAATGTGATTTTTACTAATGAAGCTTTCATTTGAGGTTTTTACCAAAAATTTCATCAATATAAATAGTTTTATTTAATATAATATTCATTTGTAGGTAATATTCATTCATAAATGAATAATATTAAAGAAAAAACCATAACGCCAAATCGATATCTTGCATGTTATCAAATTGTTAATTCATGGAGGGTAAAGCAGCAATAACAGATGGAAATGGAAACTATGCTATAGAGGGTGTGGAAATTGCACTACCACAACATGACGAGGTACTCGTAAAAATCAAGGCAGCGGGATTATGCCATACCGACCATGATTCGCTTCATTGGAAAACACCATTGATTTTGGGGCATGAGGGTGCTGGTGTTGTCGAAGCCATCGGAGATAATGTTACCACTGTTGCAGTAGGCGATAGCGTTATTCTTAATTGGGCCATACCCTGCGGCAGATGTTTTCAATGCCAAGAAATGAATCAACACATCTGTGAAAACAACTCTCCCGTAACCGTAGGGAATCAGACTTCTGGAGGCGGAGTTGGAGAAGGACATGTTCCTATAGAACGGACCAAGTATAAAGGGAAAGGAATTCAACGTTCCTTCAATATTGGTACGCTTTCTACCCATACGGTAGTAAGAGAACATGCTGTGGTGCGGTATGGCACTACAATTCCCTTTAGTTCGGCGGCAATCATAGGTTGTGGTGTGATGACGGGATATGGCTCTGTAGTAAACACGGCCCAGGTAAAAGCAGGTTCATCTGCTGTTGTGCTTGGTGCTGGCGGAGTAGGATTGAACGTAATACAAGGGGCGAGAATTTCGGGAGCTGATAAAATTATTGCCATAGACATCAATCCTGAACGCTTAAAAATGGCAGTTAAATTTGGTGCCACCCATACTATAAAAGCGGATAAAACAGATGAAAACCTGTTAAATGCTGCTGAGCAGGTAAAGGATTTGACCAATGGTAGAGGCGCCGATTATGCATTTGAATGTACAGCTATTCCCAGTTTAGGTGCAGCACCCTTGGCAATGGTTCGTAATGCAGGAATGGCGGTTCAGGTAAGTGGTATCGAAGACACTATTTCCATAGATATGAATCTATTTCAGTGGGATAAAATATATATTAACCCCTTATATGGAAAGTGTAGACCACAAATTGACTTTCCCATTTTATTGAATTTGTATCAAAAGAAGGATTTGTTATTGGATGAAATGGTAACCAATACTTATGCATTCGAAGATTTGGACAAAGGATTTGAAGACCTGTTGAGCGGAAAAAATGCGAAGGGAGTTATCATTTTCGAAGATTAAAACAAATGTCAAAGTTTAGAACCATACATATTTCAAACCCTCAGTATGAACTTGGGAATTTACGGCATATCGTTGTTAAAAGTACTAATCTTAAAGGCAGAGGCGATATTTCCGTATATGTTCCTGAGGACAGAACACAGCAAAGACTTCCTTTAGTACTATTACTACACGGTGTATATGGAAGCCATTGGTCTTGGGCATACCATGCGGGTATTCATAAAAAAATGGATGAATGGATTGCTTCAAAACAAGTACCTCCAATGGCATTGGCAATGCCGTCTGACGGATTGTGGGGCGATGGTAGTGGTTATGTGCCGCACACCACCCAGAATTTTGAAAAGTGGATTGCTGAAGATGTTGTTGAAGCGGTGTTAGAAACCATTCTGCAGGTAGATGAAAAATCCCCTTTATTCATTGCAGGACTTTCTATGGGTGGTTTTGGAGCTTTGCGAATAGGTGCTGCTTACCATGAAAAATTCAAGGGTATTTCTGGCCTTTCATCTATTACTCACATAAGCCAAATGGCATTGTTTGTCGAAGAAGAGCTAGAACATTACAAGCAGCATAATCCAGTTGACGAGTCCGTCTTAGAAACCTTGATTACACATAAAGATAAACTCCCAAAACTTCGCTTTGACTGTGGTCTTCAAGACAATCTTCTTGAGGCAAACCGCGAATTACATCAACAGTTAGAAAGAAATGCGATTCCTCATATATACAATGAGTTCCCAGGAGAACATAACTGGGAGTATTGGGGGAACATATTTTAGAAACATTACAATTTTTCACAAACTAACAATAACATTATGAAAACAATGGACAATGCTACAGTAGAAGATTTGGCCAATTATAGCCACCCTATATCGAAGCTTTTTAAACAACCTCAAAGTCCTGAAGAATGGGAACCGTATGTACTCTCTAAGGAGAAAGTAGAAGCATTCGAAAGAGATGGATTTTTATCTGGAGTTAAGGTATTGACCGAAGCACAAGTTGATACATTGAATGAAGAATTAAAATCACTAAATCCTATTAGTGACGAAAAAAAGGAACTGTTCTATTACTACAAGAGCAATGAATCTGAAAATCCTGAAAAAGTGTTGTTCCATGCCATTGGAGGATGGCGCACTACCCCAGGGTTTCACGATTTGTTATGGGCGCCAGCTTTTAGAATGGCCGCCTATCAATTATTAGGAAGCTCTTTTAAATTATTCCATGACCAATTATTCTGTAAACCAGCACAACATGGTGGAGTTGTGTCTTGGCATCAAGACTTTTCGTATTGGACCTTTACAAAGCCTATGAACCATCTAACGTGTTGGATTGGATTAGATGATGCCAATCATGATAACGGTTGTCTTTATTATGTGCCCGGTAGTCATAAGTGGGGATTACTGCCCATTACCGGACTTGCAGGGGAGATGGATGCGGTCAGCAAGGTATTGACCGAGGAACAGCTTAAAGACTTTAAGAATAAAAAAGCGAATGCCTTACCAAAAGGATTTGCCAGTTTTCATCACCCGCAAACCATGCACGGTTCTTATGCCAATGTTTCTGACCGTTCAAGAAGGGCTGTAGTACTCAATATTATGGGACCACAAACGATGTCAAATACCGATGGTTATGAACGTTTAGATGAATTAAGGCACTTTCCGCCTATGGGCAGAACCGGAGAGGTGTTGGAAAGCAAATTTTTTCCATTACTTTTTGATGGTGAAAAAGAACTTGGCAAACTAAAAAGCGATATTCCAATGGCATCACCTATTTCCCAGATGAAGTAAACAATGGTAGACCAAACACGGTAATAAATCCTATTGCCGTGCATGGCTTACCATAACTATAATACTTATTCTTTGATTCCTAAACTAAATGTTTCAATAGCATACTTACCAACCTTTAATTGCGGAGCAACTGGAGTTGGATTTTCTTCGATGATATTGGTATGTTTATAAGAACCAATATCAAAAAAGGAAGAAACATTTACATCTTCATTACCATCTTTTAGATTGTACATACGCGCAATAAATTCATCAGAGTCTTCTGCTTTCTTAAGGGTAGTCATGATAACATTATCAGAATCTATTTTGAAAAAGCTGTTCACCTCGGGTAAAGAAGGCTTATTTACAGCATCAGGATTTAAAATCACATGCAATGGTTCATTCTTTTGCTTTGCGATTTTTTGTCCTTCTAAACTTCCAGCTTTAGTAGAGGTAAATACATTATGAAAGTCGTGATTTCCCGCCTGTGAATATTCATTACCTTCCCAATGACACGAAGTTCTACTGGCAAGTAATAGATGTTGAAGTACAGTTTTGTTGGAAATGTCTTGTGTAGGGTCTATCCAGTCGGCGGCAGATACCGATGAACTTAAAGTAACTGAAATCTCATCATCTGTGGCTGAAATCCAATCAATAATCGCTCTTGGATGCACGTTTTTACAGAGTGGTGTGTATCGCTCGCCACCTGTTTTAATTTCATCTTTACCAACACGAACACTACCAAATGGCACTTCATGTGCAATTTCAGGATTATCCATATTTAAAGGGAAAGCCGTTCTAAATTCACGATATAAGGTACCATCCCAATTGCGTAAGCTGGTGTCAAAATAAATACGCTTTAAATTATGGTATAGCGTCACCTCTTGCCATACGATGGCGTGAGCAATTTGTTGCTCTAAACGGTATTTGGTGAATACAGGACCATTTTCAATGATTTTCCAACTGGCCTTGTGTTGGCTTACCTTATCAAAACCTTCCATACTTGGTTGTTGCACATCGCCGAACTCACCAGCACCATTCCCTACAGATTGCATGGTGAAGACATCAGCTGCTTTTAGATTATCCGTCAAAAACAGGTCTTTTTTGAACTTTTTGTCATGTACTTGAGCAATACCTCCATCTTCAAAATCGATTTTGTAAAATGAATTTTCATAGGATGTCGTATTGGCTTTATAATCTTTGGATGATGTGTTACCTGCATCAGAAACATAATAAGTGACATATCCTATTGATGGAATATTTTCGGCAATAAAAGTAATATCCGCGCTTTTTAGACTTCCATCGTCATAGCGACTTTCGTTTGCCGTTTGTACGGGTATTTTTTTCTTGTCAGAAGTAGTTACTGCAACAGTATTCATTGTTCCTTTTGGGAAATCCATACTAGTCGTTACGGGATCTGTGCGTTTCCACGACAGGCTATTAAAAAGCATAATCGGTGTTCCTAATTTATAATCCCTTTTTATTCTTCGAGCAATAAAATCGGTACCTTGATTTACTAAATTTTGCCCCATCATGCGTGACTTCACTAAATTCTCTTTAAAAAGGTTATCGGTAATGTCTCCGTCATGACCTCCCCATCCATGGTCGGGATAAATTTTAGCCTGCCACGCTTCATCAAATTCTTCAAAGGGATATTGTATTTTCTTAGGATCTAAAAGTGTCGCAACAGACAGGAATTTCTCCGCAGCCGGCAATAACTTTGAAGCTTCCCTACTTGCCGTTAAAGCGTCATGGTGTCCGGGTCCGTGAATGTATACCCATACATTAGGGCGTTCTCCCATGATAGTTTTCACATTCGTTGCGTTTTCTTCCGCTAAGGGCAAAAACTCATCTACCGTCATCAGTTCCATTTTTGGAAAATGAACATTCTTTTTTTCTCCATTTTCGTCTTTCAACTCATCAAAAGAATTCCATGATTCAATAAGTTCAGAATAATCAATGGCAGGTAGCATGTCTTGGCTTGAAAGTAGCGGGGTTTGTATTTGACTACCCTTAAATGTACCTTCCCACCATTGTACTTGTTCCGCGCTATATTTCATTTGGCTGTTCAAATCTCTGGAGAGGTATAACAAATCGTTACCATAATGCCCTGGAGAATACGTGAAAACTGAGCTGCCATCAGGGCTGGCCCAATTGAACATTCCCTTGGCATGTCGACTGATAACCATATAATCAACGCCCGCTTTTTTCAATATTTGCGGTGTTTGTAACGATTTTCCAGGTACGTCTACATTCCAATATACTTTGGAATCATAGCCTCCAAAGTTTTTCTTCACCCATTTTTTACCGAGATACAATTGTCGTACTTGATCCTCAGCATCATACATATCTTCATAGGGGCAATTATAGGTGGCCCCAACAGAAATCAGCTTCTTGTTTAAAAGTGTGGTGATTTGTTCTTTAGATTCGGGATGCCTTTCTATGTATTCGCGAAGCATGAGTCCGTCTTCAATATCAAAACCGTAATTTTCACGGACAAAAGCATCTTTAAGTACAGGAGCAAGCAACAAAGTGTCACGCAAAATAATACATACTTCAGGACGGTCTACCCATGCAATATCTTGATGGCTTGAATTCATGATGGAAACCAATCCGTTTTCATATCTTTTATCAAAGAAGTCATCGTAGGTTTCGAAAAACTCTGGTTTATATAACTTAGATAACGAAGCATGCCATCCGCTTTTGTATTTGGTGGTATGATGAAATAAAAAACTCCCAACGATATCGGTAGTGGTTGTTGTACCATCTCCATTTTTAAATTCTAAAGAGATTTCAATACCATCGTAAACAATGGAAAAACTGTTTTTAGGAGCAGTGATGCTGAAAGATGCCTTTGCAAGTTCACCCTGTGCTTTAAAGGTTTTGGTCCTACTTTTTTTTCCATCACTCATTAAGTATACGGTTTTGCCATCAAAATGCATTGGCGCATCTACGTAGAGCATGCCACTATTTTCTTTGATAACAAAAGCAGCATCATTCTCAACAGACTTTTTGATTCTAGCTACCGCATCATCCGCTTTGAAAATCATCACCCAAGAATTCTTATTTTTTTTGTGCCCCACTATTTTGACTTTTGCACTTTCCCCTTTTTTAAGGGATGAAGTGGGTATGGTTAATCGAAATGCGCCAAGTCCGTCCCCATTGCCATCTCTTCGGACCAAGAGGTATTCAACTGCTCCATTTCCGGGATTATTGGAGATGGAAAGCGTACCGTCTTCGTTGGAGTTGAAAGTCAATAATAATTGCCCATTAACAAAAATATCAAAGGGCTCACGTTGGTTAAAGTCAATATCGCTAAGCATAAAAAACGTCACCTTATCGGAGCCGTAATTGGATGGAACCTCACCGGTCAAAAATTCAAAACCCATTTTGCCTGTGGTAGTTCTGGCTATCATAGAGGTATTGACATCCTCACGTATTGATGGATACGAGAAAAAATTTGAACCAGAAATCATCTCCTTGTACCCTTCAATATCGTTTTTGCAGATTTGATACAATT
The nucleotide sequence above comes from Flagellimonas sp. HMM57. Encoded proteins:
- a CDS encoding phytanoyl-CoA dioxygenase family protein, with the translated sequence MKTMDNATVEDLANYSHPISKLFKQPQSPEEWEPYVLSKEKVEAFERDGFLSGVKVLTEAQVDTLNEELKSLNPISDEKKELFYYYKSNESENPEKVLFHAIGGWRTTPGFHDLLWAPAFRMAAYQLLGSSFKLFHDQLFCKPAQHGGVVSWHQDFSYWTFTKPMNHLTCWIGLDDANHDNGCLYYVPGSHKWGLLPITGLAGEMDAVSKVLTEEQLKDFKNKKANALPKGFASFHHPQTMHGSYANVSDRSRRAVVLNIMGPQTMSNTDGYERLDELRHFPPMGRTGEVLESKFFPLLFDGEKELGKLKSDIPMASPISQMK
- a CDS encoding glycosyl hydrolase-related protein, whose translation is MSISANADTKSALPFLFHEGNGNGHIQELNTNYKLYQICKNDIEGYKEMISGSNFFSYPSIREDVNTSMIARTTTGKMGFEFLTGEVPSNYGSDKVTFFMLSDIDFNQREPFDIFVNGQLLLTFNSNEDGTLSISNNPGNGAVEYLLVRRDGNGDGLGAFRLTIPTSSLKKGESAKVKIVGHKKNKNSWVMIFKADDAVARIKKSVENDAAFVIKENSGMLYVDAPMHFDGKTVYLMSDGKKSRTKTFKAQGELAKASFSITAPKNSFSIVYDGIEISLEFKNGDGTTTTTDIVGSFLFHHTTKYKSGWHASLSKLYKPEFFETYDDFFDKRYENGLVSIMNSSHQDIAWVDRPEVCIILRDTLLLAPVLKDAFVRENYGFDIEDGLMLREYIERHPESKEQITTLLNKKLISVGATYNCPYEDMYDAEDQVRQLYLGKKWVKKNFGGYDSKVYWNVDVPGKSLQTPQILKKAGVDYMVISRHAKGMFNWASPDGSSVFTYSPGHYGNDLLYLSRDLNSQMKYSAEQVQWWEGTFKGSQIQTPLLSSQDMLPAIDYSELIESWNSFDELKDENGEKKNVHFPKMELMTVDEFLPLAEENATNVKTIMGERPNVWVYIHGPGHHDALTASREASKLLPAAEKFLSVATLLDPKKIQYPFEEFDEAWQAKIYPDHGWGGHDGDITDNLFKENLVKSRMMGQNLVNQGTDFIARRIKRDYKLGTPIMLFNSLSWKRTDPVTTSMDFPKGTMNTVAVTTSDKKKIPVQTANESRYDDGSLKSADITFIAENIPSIGYVTYYVSDAGNTSSKDYKANTTSYENSFYKIDFEDGGIAQVHDKKFKKDLFLTDNLKAADVFTMQSVGNGAGEFGDVQQPSMEGFDKVSQHKASWKIIENGPVFTKYRLEQQIAHAIVWQEVTLYHNLKRIYFDTSLRNWDGTLYREFRTAFPLNMDNPEIAHEVPFGSVRVGKDEIKTGGERYTPLCKNVHPRAIIDWISATDDEISVTLSSSVSAADWIDPTQDISNKTVLQHLLLASRTSCHWEGNEYSQAGNHDFHNVFTSTKAGSLEGQKIAKQKNEPLHVILNPDAVNKPSLPEVNSFFKIDSDNVIMTTLKKAEDSDEFIARMYNLKDGNEDVNVSSFFDIGSYKHTNIIEENPTPVAPQLKVGKYAIETFSLGIKE